In Hallerella succinigenes, the following are encoded in one genomic region:
- the rho gene encoding transcription termination factor Rho, producing MPRPKKNNGSFSVQLISDMVPPDAPTPDLSALGDLAAPITFPEDQPKPEEAPKRRGRPRKNAVPKEISIKQDSAPEVQEQPNTVEAPEMSAPTSELFGEPEAVVTPGTSELTEENQGSLPNNDGTFSENSMEAAQNNPALEAPAPDAPAFGGNGNNNRRFNNNGNNRQHGKFNKFSKNKYGRNNRFLPQDDIPDDQLQAPPADPEKVAIAMHRWRELRNTPMFDLQEKANALNIPDVKRLRKQALIYRLLAAISGEGAPIYTEGTLEIMKEGYGFLRNADLNYLAGPDDIYISPNQIRRFELKSGDSITGLVRQPRDNERYFGLARVDTINGEDPAKAKHRVAFEYLTPIHPYQKLNLEWRQDEYSTRIMDLFSPIGKGQRSILLAPPRTGKTVLLQNIAGAIAKNHPEVKLFVLLIDERPEEVTDMRRHVKGEVIASTFDEPPEHHTQVADILLEKAKRLVEYGNDVVILLDSITRFARANNVVIPHSGKILSGGVDALAMQRPKRFFGAARKIENGGSLTIIGTALIETGSRMDEVIFEEFKGTGNMELVLDRRISEKRIWPAIDIFKSGTRKEELLLDEDTLRRVWILRKFLQEQTSVEIMEFMRDKLQKTKNNEEFLASMNG from the coding sequence GTGCCAAGACCGAAGAAAAATAACGGTTCTTTTTCCGTTCAATTGATTTCTGATATGGTTCCCCCGGATGCCCCGACCCCAGATCTTTCCGCTCTGGGAGATCTCGCCGCTCCGATTACTTTCCCCGAAGACCAGCCGAAGCCTGAAGAAGCTCCGAAACGCCGCGGACGCCCCCGTAAAAACGCAGTCCCCAAAGAAATAAGCATAAAACAGGATTCCGCACCGGAAGTGCAAGAACAGCCTAACACCGTCGAAGCACCGGAAATGTCCGCTCCAACATCGGAACTTTTCGGTGAACCGGAAGCCGTCGTCACTCCGGGCACAAGCGAACTCACTGAAGAAAATCAGGGTTCTCTCCCGAACAACGACGGAACCTTCTCCGAAAATTCCATGGAAGCCGCACAGAATAATCCGGCGCTCGAAGCTCCGGCACCCGATGCCCCGGCATTCGGCGGAAACGGCAACAACAATCGCCGTTTCAACAACAACGGCAATAATCGACAACACGGCAAGTTCAATAAGTTTAGCAAGAACAAGTACGGTCGCAACAACCGTTTCTTGCCGCAAGACGATATCCCGGACGATCAGCTCCAGGCTCCTCCGGCCGACCCGGAAAAGGTCGCCATCGCCATGCATCGCTGGCGCGAACTCCGCAATACGCCGATGTTCGATTTGCAGGAAAAAGCAAACGCACTGAACATACCGGACGTGAAGAGACTTCGCAAGCAGGCTTTGATTTACCGCTTGCTCGCGGCCATTTCCGGCGAAGGCGCTCCGATTTATACGGAAGGCACTCTCGAAATTATGAAGGAAGGCTACGGATTCCTCCGCAACGCCGACCTGAACTACCTCGCCGGTCCTGACGATATCTATATCAGCCCGAACCAGATTCGCCGTTTCGAGCTCAAGTCCGGCGACTCGATCACGGGTCTTGTCCGTCAGCCGCGCGACAACGAACGCTACTTCGGTCTCGCCCGCGTCGATACGATCAACGGCGAAGATCCGGCAAAAGCAAAGCACCGTGTCGCCTTCGAATACTTGACCCCGATTCATCCGTATCAAAAGCTGAATCTCGAATGGCGTCAGGACGAATATTCGACCCGCATCATGGATCTTTTCTCCCCGATCGGTAAGGGTCAGCGCAGCATCTTGCTCGCTCCGCCGCGTACCGGTAAGACGGTTCTTTTGCAGAACATCGCAGGCGCGATTGCCAAGAACCATCCGGAAGTCAAGCTCTTTGTGCTTTTGATCGATGAACGTCCGGAAGAAGTGACCGACATGCGTCGCCATGTGAAGGGTGAAGTCATCGCTTCCACTTTCGATGAACCTCCTGAACATCACACGCAGGTTGCCGACATCCTTCTTGAAAAGGCAAAGCGCCTTGTCGAATACGGCAACGACGTCGTAATCCTTCTTGATTCCATTACGCGCTTTGCCCGTGCAAACAACGTGGTGATTCCGCATTCCGGCAAGATTCTTTCCGGTGGCGTAGATGCTCTTGCCATGCAACGCCCGAAGCGTTTCTTCGGTGCAGCCCGAAAAATCGAAAATGGCGGTTCCCTCACGATTATCGGTACCGCTTTGATCGAAACCGGCAGCCGTATGGATGAAGTCATCTTTGAAGAATTCAAAGGTACCGGCAACATGGAACTCGTGCTCGACCGTCGCATTTCCGAAAAGCGTATCTGGCCGGCTATCGACATTTTCAAATCCGGCACTCGCAAGGAAGAACTTCTTCTCGACGAAGATACCCTCCGCCGCGTCTGGATTTTGCGCAAGTTCCTCCAGGAACAGACCTCCGTGGAAATCATGGAATTCATGCGAGACAAGCTTCAAAAGACAAAGAACAACGAAGAATTTTTAGCCTCGATGAATGG
- a CDS encoding deoxynucleoside kinase, translated as MNEAFVGQSRSEATIKLPERVHFVAIDGVIGAGKTSLARILAKELGANLVLEQFEENPFLERFYENPAAYAFQTQLFFLLSRLRQFQDAFVQNDLFRHNVVSDYTFEKDRIFALQNLTDSEMAMYDTVSNSLSTSLPHPDLIIYLQADVPTLLSRISKRGRAMEKSIEGNYLRDLLQRYDHHFWHYTKAPVLIINTNKIDFVNNEKHLQMVLNAIAAAPTQTTYFAPEGG; from the coding sequence ATGAATGAAGCATTTGTAGGACAGTCGAGATCGGAAGCGACAATAAAGCTTCCGGAACGTGTGCATTTTGTCGCGATTGACGGTGTGATCGGTGCCGGTAAAACTTCGCTCGCTCGAATCCTTGCCAAGGAACTCGGGGCGAATCTCGTATTGGAACAGTTCGAAGAAAACCCGTTCCTGGAACGCTTTTATGAAAATCCGGCTGCTTATGCTTTCCAGACGCAGCTCTTCTTTTTGTTGTCGCGCCTGCGCCAGTTCCAGGACGCCTTTGTGCAGAACGACCTGTTCCGTCACAACGTCGTGAGCGATTACACGTTTGAAAAGGACCGCATCTTTGCTCTCCAGAATTTGACGGACAGCGAAATGGCCATGTACGATACGGTTTCGAACAGCCTTTCGACGAGCCTTCCGCATCCGGATTTGATCATCTATTTGCAAGCCGATGTTCCGACCCTCTTGAGCCGCATCAGCAAGCGCGGACGCGCGATGGAAAAATCCATCGAAGGCAATTATCTGCGCGATCTGTTACAGCGCTACGATCATCATTTTTGGCATTACACCAAGGCGCCTGTTCTGATCATCAATACGAATAAAATCGATTTTGTCAACAACGAAAAACATCTGCAGATGGTGCTGAACGCGATAGCAGCAGCGCCGACGCAGACAACTTACTTTGCTCCTGAAGGTG
- the folK gene encoding 2-amino-4-hydroxy-6-hydroxymethyldihydropteridine diphosphokinase produces MESLERVFIALGSNITPRGKRLAEARLMLKKISLGGWKESSIYETSPVGPQNQGPFLNQVVTFWYGKGPEKLLNYLKGAELFLGRRPRGHWEQREIDMDLLYYGECIRKGKQDGPTVPHPLVTSRGFVMVPLVELDPDWVDPLLGKKAKKILDELRFTGADVDFKKVEVGDE; encoded by the coding sequence GTGGAATCTTTGGAACGCGTCTTCATCGCTTTAGGCAGTAACATCACTCCACGAGGCAAACGTCTCGCGGAAGCTCGATTGATGTTAAAAAAAATATCCTTGGGCGGTTGGAAGGAAAGTTCCATCTACGAGACCTCGCCTGTCGGTCCGCAAAACCAAGGACCTTTCTTGAATCAGGTCGTTACATTCTGGTATGGCAAAGGTCCCGAAAAACTTTTGAATTATCTCAAGGGCGCGGAACTCTTTTTGGGAAGACGTCCGCGTGGACATTGGGAACAACGTGAAATCGACATGGACCTGCTCTACTACGGCGAATGCATTCGCAAGGGGAAACAGGACGGTCCGACGGTGCCGCATCCTCTTGTCACGAGCCGTGGCTTTGTGATGGTCCCGCTTGTGGAACTGGACCCGGACTGGGTCGATCCGTTGCTCGGAAAGAAGGCGAAGAAAATCTTGGATGAACTGAGATTCACCGGCGCCGATGTGGATTTCAAGAAAGTGGAGGTGGGCGATGAATGA